The stretch of DNA TGCGGTTCCCGAAGAAAGTCCCATTACTCCGGATACTCTGGAAGGAAAGCGTATTGCCACAAGTTATGCCACACTGGTGGCAAGGGATCTTGAAATGCGGGGTGTGAAAGCTGAAATTGTTCCCCTTGATGGTGCTGTGGAAATTTCCATCCGTCTTGGTGTTGCAGACCTCATTGCCGATGTGGTGCAGACTGGAAAAACTTTAAAGGATGCAGGCCTGAAGGTTGTGGGGGATGTTATTTTGAGCAGTGAGGCAGTGCTTGTGGGGCAGGATGAAGCTGTGCTGCAAAATCCTCTGGTGAAAACCTTTGTGGACCGGCTGCAGGGAATTGTTGTGGCCAGAGATTATGTGATTGTGGAATATGACGTGCCTGAAAATTTACTGGAGCAGGCCTGCCGGATTACACCGGGTATAGAATCCCCTACGGTTTCTCCCTTAAGCAAAAAGGGCTGGATGGCGGTAAAGGCCATGGCAAAAAAGAAAGAGATCAATGGCATCATGGATGCCCTGACGGATCTTGGAGCCAG from Desulfobotulus mexicanus encodes:
- the hisG gene encoding ATP phosphoribosyltransferase, coding for MLQIALPNKGSLSEDSVRLVREAGYNCRRLGKELIISDVENGIDFFFLRPKDIAVYVRKGILALGITGRDLALDSGADVVEILPLHYGKSKFCYAVPEESPITPDTLEGKRIATSYATLVARDLEMRGVKAEIVPLDGAVEISIRLGVADLIADVVQTGKTLKDAGLKVVGDVILSSEAVLVGQDEAVLQNPLVKTFVDRLQGIVVARDYVIVEYDVPENLLEQACRITPGIESPTVSPLSKKGWMAVKAMAKKKEINGIMDALTDLGARGIMVLDIRTCRI